From the Gossypium hirsutum isolate 1008001.06 chromosome A02, Gossypium_hirsutum_v2.1, whole genome shotgun sequence genome, the window TCTGTCATCAGTACCGTATTCATAATAATTGACTATAAAGTGCTTCTAGTATTCATAAAAGCTGACTTAAAAATTATTCTGTTCTGTTACATTTTCCCAAAATAGTTTAAAATGGCTGGGAGAAACCGCGTTCCTCGTGAAGCCTTCAATGACCGGCGTGGATTCCCCCCGAGAGGCCGTTCTTTCGTGGTCCTCCTCTGCCACAGCCACCTCATCCTGCGTTGTTGGAGGAAGAACTTGAAATGCAGCATGCTGAAATTCGAAAGCTTTTGACTGATAACCACAGGCTGGTAGAAGATCGAATGGCTATACAACAAGAGCTTGTGGCTGCAAAGGAGGAAATTCATCGTTTGAATCTTGTCATTGGTGAAATTCGTGCAGAACAGGAACTGCATTCAAGGGGACTTATTGAAAAAGGCTTGAAACTGGAGGCAGATCTTCGTGCAACTGAGCCACTGAAAAAAGAGGCTATGCAACTCCGCTCAGAAGTTCAGAAACTGAATAACGTTAATCAGGATCTAACTGGCCAGGTTCAGACTCTCAAGAAGGATATTACTCGGCTGCAAGCTGATAATCAGCAGATTCCTATTCTCAGAGCAGAAGTTGATGGCTTGCACCAGGAGTTGATGCGTGCAAGGTATGTGGCTGAATCATTTTTACCCTtctattttgaattctttaaaagAATAAGAGAACTTCTTTTCCATTGAGCATTTAGTTTGCAGCATCACTCATTATCTATCCGATCATATATTCAAATGCAaacttcaaattttatttcatagGACTGCTATTGATTATGAAAAAAAGGCAAACATTGAGCTGATGGAACAGAGACAAGCAATGGAGAAGAACATGGTCTCCATGGCACGTGAAGTTGAAAAGCTACGTGCAGAACTTTCTAGTGTGGATGCTAGACCATGGGCTGCAGGTTTGACCCATCTCTCTTTTGTCTATCTGGTCGAGGTTTCTTTTTCAAACTTGAGTAGCATGATGGTGGTCGTTAAATGTGCttgattttaattagttttcaGTCCTTTGGCTCAGTCCATGTTCCACACCTTTTTGCATCCTGGATTTCTCTTTTTCCTGTCGCTATTCTGATAGGATTTTGACCCTTTCCTACCAAGCCCAATTGTACATGATGGATTATATCTGTGAGAAAAGTTCTCAAGTGTTAATTGGTCCTTCATATCTTTCTGGGGATCCAATGGATGGTTTACTACACAAACATAGGTCCTCACTCATCTCGTAAATGCTCAACCTCCAGCCTCCTCTCTTCTTTTCGATCCTGAAGTTCTGTAGGTGGGACCTTAAAAGTGAAAAGTCTGAAGTTCAAATGGCTGGGTTCTCTTGTAGACACCATTTAACCTGCATTGATGTTACCTGGATTTTGTCATGGTTGATTCTATAGAAACTATGTTCCCTCCTCCCTTGTTCTCTCCTTGTCTAGAGTTGATAAAATAATGTATTAGTTTATATCGACTCTGGAGATCATTTATTTAAAGTTGCTTCTAATCTCAGTTGCTTAATGAATGATTGCTCCAGGTGCACCGTATGGGATGAAATTCAACAGTTCAGAGGGCGCTTTTCCAGCTTCATATGAAGGATATGGGGCTCATCTGGTATTTGTGCTCATCTACTTGTTTGGTTTTTTTTGTTTGACCATAAAGCTATTAAATTAGGATTGTGATTTTTTCGATTAAATTTTCTCGTTACTTAACAGGGTGCTGCTGACAAGGGTCCTTTTTACGGACCTGGCCGTGCTTCTTGGGAGAAGCCACGCATGAATCGTCGCTAGGAAAGTTATTACTTGATGGAAGAAGGCTGACATTGTTACTTCACTATGAAGTTCAAAATATTGATCAGCATGGAGTTCATCTATGCATGCATGCCGCATCAGTAATATTTATCTTTATAACTTGTTAGTCATCTTGAACTTCTTACATGAGATTCCGTGTTACTTTATGGTAATTGGTAGAGGAGGTGGTACCCCCTTATATATAGACAAGTTCGTAATATGATAATTTGGACTGCTATTGGATCCAATTCTTCATTGCTTCATTGccagttttctttttcttttatcttttggtTGTTTGTTTCTAGATAATTTACTAGCATTGTTGGTTGATTATAACTGTTATTACTTTCAGTTTTAGTGCTGGCCCCTGAATAGGGTAGTTGTCTGGGGGGTGCTTGAAATATATGGCGCTTATGAATGAAGCTTTTGCTTCCAACGTAGAACTTGCAAGTTAATTGACATGGTATGGTTTTTATTGATTTGGAAAAATTCCTGGAACTATTTTTGTGAAATAGTATATTTTAGAAGGATGCAATGAAGTTATGCCTAGCTGTAGCAAGGTAATGGAATGTTGAATGGCACTCAGATTCTACATTTTAGTTTTGGTTAATGATTTTAGTTAGTAGGTCTTCTTGTGCAGCACTTGACTATCTGTGTATTTTGTTGAGGGtatgtttttcttaaaaattgaAGCATTGGAATTGGATATTGTTAATCTTGAGTGCACTATGGAAGATAAATAGGGTATAATGTTCTCATGGTAGATGGGGATCTAATCATTTTGAGCATTTACTCTCGGAAGCAGAAATTGATGTGGAGGATATGATTCAACTTGCTTCTGAGGGGTCACTTTATGGACTGTTCAGAGTTGCTCTGTTAAACTTTGAATGCATATTATTCATTCTGAGCTGAATTGAAACCTTGTACCCCTGCGGAATCCGATGTGCAGTTTTGGAATATCCTTAGGAGGTTGAGTTGCGTGTTTTCCACGAATAAAAATTTCTAAGAAtgaattgttatttattaattgaTATGATATGGATGTTCTGTTGGATAGAGAGAATGATCCCATGCTACAGAAGTAAATCATTTAGGATGTTCAGGAGCTGAATTTTTCTGTGATTTTATTCGCTCTTGTTTCTTCTTGTCCGCTGACAACATACTGGGCCTGAATATGCTGGTCCTTTGGGAATTCTTCAAGCTCTGGCAGATGGAACAAACTTGCATCTCAAAGAGAATATCCTTCCATTGAGAGGAAATGGTTTATTCAGTATTGGACCATCTATAGCATCCATAGCaattttattaagtttttctGTAATTCCTTTTAGCTCTCGCCTTACTTTAGCTGATCTCAATATTAGTATTTTCATGGATTTCCATTTTAGGTATTGCTACAAGGTGTTTGCTGCAAATTTTAGTGGCTTTGAATTTAGTTCATTGGTGTTCTCCTTGCTAGGAAATCTTAAGAGGAGAATCATTTGTCTTTCTTACATTTACTGTAAAGTCCCTTCAGTATCCATTGCCAGGTTCTCTTTGAAGTTCGGAGGTGCAAGTGTCGTAGGGAATCT encodes:
- the LOC107951930 gene encoding LOW QUALITY PROTEIN: protein FLX-like 3 (The sequence of the model RefSeq protein was modified relative to this genomic sequence to represent the inferred CDS: inserted 1 base in 1 codon) is translated as MAGRNRVPREAFNDRRXIPPERPFFRGPPLPQPPHPALLEEELEMQHAEIRKLLTDNHRLVEDRMAIQQELVAAKEEIHRLNLVIGEIRAEQELHSRGLIEKGLKLEADLRATEPLKKEAMQLRSEVQKLNNVNQDLTGQVQTLKKDITRLQADNQQIPILRAEVDGLHQELMRARTAIDYEKKANIELMEQRQAMEKNMVSMAREVEKLRAELSSVDARPWAAGAPYGMKFNSSEGAFPASYEGYGAHLGAADKGPFYGPGRASWEKPRMNRR